From the Haemophilus parainfluenzae genome, the window TCCGACCAAATAGCTAGAATATAACTATTCTCAATAACATTGTTTGAGTGTATAATCCAAATGCTTTTTATTATTGAGGACACAACATGAAAAAATTATTCAAAACTACTTTAGCTTCCGCATTATTAATGGTATCCGCATTCGCTAGCGCCGTGACGGTTAAAGATGCGAAAGGTGAATTTACCCTTGATAAAACCCCAAGCCGTGTTGTGGTATTGGAATATTCTTTTGTGGATGCTTTAGCCCAAGTCGGTGTAAGCCCAGTAGGTGTGGCTGACGACAACAAAATCGATCGTATTTTGCCGCAAGTGCGCGAAAAAATTGCTGCATGGCAATCCGTTGGCACGCGTTCTCAACCGAGTCTTGAAGTGATTGCTTCTCTCAAACCCGATTTAATTATTGCTGATCCATCTCGCCATACTGCAGTATTTGAAGAATTGAAAAAAATTGCGCCAACGGTGATGTTTGATTCCCGTCATGAAAGCTACCAAGAAAATCTTGAAACTGCGCAGAAAATTGGTGATTTAGTCGGTAAAAGCGCTGAAATGAAAGCGAAGATCAATGAACATAATGATTACATTGCCAACATCGCAAAAAATTTAGGTGTACAAGGCAAAAAAGCCTCATTTGGTACTTCCCGAGAAGATAAATTTAATATCCAAAATGACAATGGCTATGTGGGTAGTTTCTTAACGACATTAGGTTTTGCGCCAACTAAACTCAATAGCGATCAAGCTTTCGTAGAAATCAACCTTGAACAATTAGTAATGGAAAAACCGGAATACTTGTTCATTGCCCATTATCGTGATGAAAGCATTGCCCGCAAATGGGAAGCTGAGCCACTTTGGAAAGCTATTCCTGCCGTAAAAGCAAACCATGTTTACAGCGTTGACGCTGACATGTGGGCTCGCGGTCGTGGCTTAGAAGCGAGCAAAATTATGGCAAAACAAATTGAAGGTTTCGTGAAACAAAAATAATGATGAAGTCCACTTTCCGTTGGGGACTTCCCCTTATCATTCTGGCTTTCCTATTATGGGGAAGCCTGTTTTTGTATTATCCCATCGAAATTCGACCGCTTGCAGCGTTACAAGCGTTCCTCCCCGATGGCGATGAAATTGCCAAAATTACGGTAACCGATTTACGCCTACCGCGCGCATTAGTTGGCATGATTTTAGGTGCCAATCTTGCGGTGGCGGGGGCGTTGTTACAAACCATTACGCGCAACCCGCTTGCTTCACCTACGCTACTCAGCGTGAACTCTGGAGCTAGTCTTGCCATGGTAACCGCCAGTGCGTTTAGCCCCTTGATTCTTTCTGGTTATAGCATTGCCTTAGTGGCTAGTATCGGCGGCGGTCTGAGTTGGTTTGTGGTGATGCTGATCAGCAACGGATGGAAAGATAATAGTGGAGATCGTAGCCGAGTGATTTTAGCGGGGATTGCCGTATCACTACTTTGTGCCGCGCTCACGAAATTGGTGCTCATTATCGCGGAAGATCATGCCTTCGGTATTATGAGCTGGCTAGCTGGCGGCATTGCACATGCCCGTTGGAATGAATTATTGACGTTATTTCCGTTCTTTATTTTGACCGCACTTTTCTGCCTGCTTTTTGCCAGTCGTTTGAATTTACTCAATTTAAGTGATGAATCCGCTCGTTCGCTAGGTATCAATCTCTTCCGTTTACGTTGGTACGCTAACATCATGGCGTTATTGATTGTGGGCTCCAGCGTAAGTGTTGCCGGCCCTGTTGCGTTTATTGGCTTACTCGTGCCACATCTTGCCCGCTATTGGATTGGTTATGACTTGCGAAAATCACTCCCTATGGCGATGTTACTCGGCGCAATTTTAATGCTCTCTGCAGATACCATTGCCCGAGCGGTCAACTTCCCTAGCGAAGTGCCTGCTGGTGCGGTGCTTGCCTTAATCGGTGCCCCAGTCTTTGTATTATTTGCCAGAGGAAGACACTAATGCGAGCTTCTCATGTATCTTTTCGCGCTATCGGCTTTTATGTCGTCACGCTCAGTCTGATGGTACTACTCTTTGGATTGAGTATTCGACTTGGCACTTATACGCTTTCTTTTGAGGAAATTTGGGCGGCCTTTCAGCCTGACGATAAAAACTATTTTACCTTGATGGAATATCGCCTACCTCGTGCGGTATTAGCGATTTTATTAGGCGGAGCCTTAGCGATTTCCGGTGTGTTAGTGCAAAGCGTAGTACGCAATCCACTTGCCTCTCCCGATATTTTAGGGATTAACAATGCGGCAGGGTT encodes:
- a CDS encoding Fe(3+) dicitrate ABC transporter substrate-binding protein, producing the protein MKKLFKTTLASALLMVSAFASAVTVKDAKGEFTLDKTPSRVVVLEYSFVDALAQVGVSPVGVADDNKIDRILPQVREKIAAWQSVGTRSQPSLEVIASLKPDLIIADPSRHTAVFEELKKIAPTVMFDSRHESYQENLETAQKIGDLVGKSAEMKAKINEHNDYIANIAKNLGVQGKKASFGTSREDKFNIQNDNGYVGSFLTTLGFAPTKLNSDQAFVEINLEQLVMEKPEYLFIAHYRDESIARKWEAEPLWKAIPAVKANHVYSVDADMWARGRGLEASKIMAKQIEGFVKQK
- the fecC gene encoding iron-dicitrate ABC transporter permease FecC, with protein sequence MMKSTFRWGLPLIILAFLLWGSLFLYYPIEIRPLAALQAFLPDGDEIAKITVTDLRLPRALVGMILGANLAVAGALLQTITRNPLASPTLLSVNSGASLAMVTASAFSPLILSGYSIALVASIGGGLSWFVVMLISNGWKDNSGDRSRVILAGIAVSLLCAALTKLVLIIAEDHAFGIMSWLAGGIAHARWNELLTLFPFFILTALFCLLFASRLNLLNLSDESARSLGINLFRLRWYANIMALLIVGSSVSVAGPVAFIGLLVPHLARYWIGYDLRKSLPMAMLLGAILMLSADTIARAVNFPSEVPAGAVLALIGAPVFVLFARGRH